In Streptomyces alboniger, the following are encoded in one genomic region:
- a CDS encoding ParB/RepB/Spo0J family partition protein codes for MATPGHEQFDQLMVVEVEIGSLSTADSPRTSGVDPDHVEALAVVQTPLPPITVHRPTMRVIDGLHRLRAAELRGQRKIAVKYFDGAEDDAFVLAVESNVTHGLPLTTADRKRAAARIIATHPQWSDRMIASVSGIAPGTVADIRRREPGSGTGDGSRIGHDGRVRPINGAEGRRLASELIAQNPGLSLRQVARVASISPETVRDVRNRMMRGEDPVVRRGRQPGGEHRVVAPRVRPSAVPDRDAAQDRAAAVKRLKADPALRFSEVGRTLLRLLNIHTISMEEWDQIIDKVPPHCRGVVAYLAGESAEMWAEVATRMQGKVAETA; via the coding sequence TTGGCAACACCTGGGCACGAACAGTTCGACCAACTAATGGTCGTCGAAGTCGAGATCGGCTCGCTGTCGACGGCGGACTCACCGCGTACGTCCGGAGTGGACCCGGACCACGTGGAGGCGCTGGCGGTCGTCCAGACCCCGCTGCCGCCCATCACCGTGCACCGTCCCACGATGCGGGTCATCGACGGCCTGCACCGGCTGCGCGCCGCGGAGCTACGCGGTCAGCGCAAGATCGCGGTGAAGTACTTCGACGGAGCCGAGGACGACGCCTTCGTCCTCGCCGTCGAATCGAACGTCACGCACGGCCTGCCGCTGACGACCGCGGACCGCAAGCGCGCGGCCGCACGCATCATCGCCACCCACCCGCAGTGGTCGGACCGGATGATCGCCTCGGTCAGCGGAATCGCCCCCGGCACCGTCGCGGACATCCGTCGGCGGGAGCCGGGCAGCGGAACGGGGGACGGCAGCCGGATCGGCCACGACGGCCGCGTCCGGCCCATCAACGGAGCCGAGGGGCGCAGGCTCGCCAGCGAGCTGATCGCCCAGAACCCCGGCCTGTCGCTGCGCCAGGTCGCCCGCGTCGCGTCCATCTCGCCGGAGACGGTACGGGACGTGCGCAACCGCATGATGCGGGGCGAGGACCCCGTGGTGCGGCGCGGCAGGCAGCCGGGCGGCGAGCACCGCGTCGTCGCCCCCCGCGTGCGCCCCTCGGCCGTCCCCGACAGGGACGCGGCCCAGGACCGTGCCGCCGCCGTCAAGCGCCTCAAGGCGGACCCGGCGCTGCGCTTCAGCGAGGTCGGCCGCACCCTGCTGCGGCTGCTCAACATCCACACGATCAGCATGGAGGAGTGGGACCAGATCATCGACAAGGTGCCCCCGCACTGCCGGGGCGTCGTGGCGTACCTCGCCGGTGAGAGCGCCGAGATGTGGGCGGAGGTGGCGACGCGGATGCAGGGCAAGGTCGCCGAGACGGCGTAG